The proteins below are encoded in one region of Helianthus annuus cultivar XRQ/B chromosome 2, HanXRQr2.0-SUNRISE, whole genome shotgun sequence:
- the LOC110871780 gene encoding bifunctional nuclease 2, whose protein sequence is MMSSLQGPVVCPSVHRKQGGIHGVPAVNGSLTKAKTLTSGMWGFRGVYNRRVRIHGQPKSKTVTCTYSSSSNGNGSMAESFNENDSDYVNSSVVEAVEVKSGPEGFMIKMRDGRYLNCAHNSPQGGHLPDYAPHPAIVLKMEDGTGLLLPIIVLEMPSVLLMAAMRNVQIARPTMYQVVQDMVNKMGYKVKLVRVTKRIHEAYFAQLYLTKVDDETACVSFDLRPSDAINIAVRCNVPIQVNKFLAFSDGVKIVESAKPSIQKSSSDGLIFKELDRPSGQPCVETKEFNLVRNMLVAAVEERYRDAAQWRDKLTQLRSKRNWA, encoded by the exons ATGATGAGTTCTCTACAAGGTCCAGTCGTATGCCCGTCTGTACATAGGAAGCAAGGAGGTATTCACGGAGTTCCTGCAGTTAACGGGTCGTTAACAAAGGCTAAAACTCTTACAAGTGGGATGTGGGGATTTAGAGGTGTTTATAATCGTCGCGTTCGTATCCATGGTCAACCAAAGTCAAAGACCGTTACATGCACTTATAGTTCGTCATCGAATGGAAATGGTAGCATGGCAGAAAGTTTTAACGAGAACGACTCGGATTATGTCAATTCTAGCGTAGTTGAAGCCG TTGAAGTGAAGAGTGGACCGGAAGGGTTTATGATTAAGATGAGGGATGGGAGATATCTAAATTGTGCGCATAATAGTCCTCAAGGTGGTCATCTGCCTGATTACGCCCCGCATCCGGCTATTGTATTGAAGATGGAAGACGGGACAGGCTTGTTACTTCCAATAATtgttt TGGAGATGCCTAGTGTATTGCTCATGGCAGCAATGCGAAATGTTCAAATC GCTAGGCCAACTATGTATCAAGTGGTGCAGGATATGGTTAATAAGATGGGCTATaaa GTCAAACTCGTTCGAGTAACAAAGAGAATACACGAAGCGTATTTTGCTCAGTTGTATCTCACAAAG GTGGATGATGAAACCGCTTGTGTTAGCTTTGACCTTCGTCCATCAGATGCCATCAATATTGCTGTTAGGTGCAAC GTTCCAATACAAGTGAACAAGTTCTTGGCATTTAGTGACGGCGTGAAGATTGTCGAATCTGCAAAGCCATCTATTCAGAAATCTTCTTCAGATGGCTTAATATTTAAAGAACTCGACAG ACCAAGTGGGCAGCCTTGTGTTGAAACCAAGGAGTTTAATCTTGTTCGGAACATGCTTGTTGCTGCCGTTGAGGAACGTTACAGAGACGCTG CGCAATGGAGGGATAAGCTCACTCAACTTCGATCCAAGAGGAACTGGGCTTAA